A genomic region of Janthinobacterium lividum contains the following coding sequences:
- a CDS encoding MarR family winged helix-turn-helix transcriptional regulator, with protein MIDHTPPPPDGASALDFCLRLARAQAVLVRRFDSILGNLHGLSFSDYQLLYHLQRAPGGRLRRIDLAERLALTASGITRSLMPLEKIGLVARQADARDARVGYAVITEAGQALLLHADATAQALGQELLGSASAEQLTPLSMLLAGIAGSQPANG; from the coding sequence ATGATCGATCACACTCCCCCGCCGCCGGACGGTGCCAGCGCGCTGGACTTCTGCCTGCGCCTGGCGCGCGCCCAGGCCGTGCTGGTGCGCCGCTTCGACAGCATCCTGGGCAATCTGCATGGCCTGAGCTTCAGCGATTATCAATTGCTGTACCACTTGCAGCGCGCGCCTGGCGGCCGCCTGCGCCGCATCGACCTGGCCGAACGCCTGGCGCTGACGGCGTCCGGCATCACGCGCTCCTTGATGCCGCTGGAAAAAATCGGCCTGGTGGCGCGCCAGGCCGATGCGCGCGATGCCCGCGTCGGCTATGCCGTCATCACGGAAGCGGGACAAGCCCTGCTGCTCCACGCCGATGCGACAGCGCAGGCACTGGGCCAGGAATTGCTGGGCAGCGCCAGCGCGGAACAGCTGACACCGCTGTCCATGCTGCTGGCCGGCATCGCCGGCAGCCAGCCAGCGAACGGCTGA
- the chrA gene encoding chromate efflux transporter, translating into MHENANQAPAPVSLRSAFRYWLKLGCVSFGGPAGQIAMMHAELVEKRRWISEQRFLHALNYCMLLPGPEATQLAIYIGWLMHRTRGALVAGLLFLLPSLLVLIVLSWLYMAYGHVGAIAGVLYGIKPAVVAIVLAAAWRLGRRTLRSPGLIAIAAGAFVAIAALQLPFPLIVLAAALLGMAGGRWLPGHFHLGGTQHVGAARYGAALIDDDTPTPEHARFSWPRLLGTAAVGLALAFLAWLGLALAGGADQPLAQMGVFFSKAALLTFGGAYAVLPYLVQGTAEHYHWITSAQMMDGLALGETTPGPLIMIVAFIGFVGGWSHAVTGEQLWLAGVCGALVASWFTFLPSFIFILAGAPLVEASRGNLRLSAPLTAISAAVVGVIASLALFFGRHVFWQENPLPHWDWLAMFIALAAGVALIRFQVGTIKLLLACAIFGLVLSYLP; encoded by the coding sequence ATGCACGAGAACGCCAATCAAGCTCCCGCCCCCGTCAGCCTGCGCAGCGCCTTCCGCTACTGGCTCAAGCTCGGTTGCGTCAGTTTTGGCGGCCCGGCCGGGCAAATCGCCATGATGCATGCGGAGCTGGTGGAAAAGCGACGCTGGATTTCCGAGCAGCGCTTCCTGCACGCCCTCAACTACTGCATGCTGCTGCCGGGGCCGGAAGCGACCCAGCTGGCCATCTACATCGGCTGGCTGATGCACCGCACGCGCGGCGCCCTGGTGGCGGGCCTGCTGTTTTTGCTGCCCTCGCTGCTGGTGCTGATCGTGCTGTCCTGGCTCTACATGGCGTATGGCCATGTGGGCGCCATTGCCGGCGTCCTGTACGGCATCAAGCCGGCCGTCGTCGCCATCGTGCTGGCGGCCGCCTGGCGTCTGGGCCGGCGCACCTTGCGCAGCCCCGGCCTGATCGCCATCGCGGCGGGCGCATTTGTCGCCATCGCCGCGCTACAGCTGCCATTTCCGCTGATCGTGCTCGCCGCCGCCCTGCTGGGCATGGCGGGCGGCCGCTGGCTGCCGGGCCACTTTCATCTGGGCGGCACGCAACATGTCGGCGCAGCCCGCTACGGCGCAGCCCTGATCGATGACGACACGCCCACGCCGGAGCACGCGCGCTTCAGCTGGCCGCGCCTGCTTGGCACGGCCGCCGTGGGCCTGGCCCTGGCCTTCCTCGCCTGGCTGGGCCTGGCGCTGGCGGGCGGCGCGGACCAGCCGCTGGCGCAGATGGGCGTGTTTTTCAGCAAGGCGGCCCTGCTCACGTTTGGCGGCGCGTATGCCGTGCTGCCCTACCTGGTGCAGGGCACCGCCGAGCACTACCACTGGATCACCAGCGCGCAAATGATGGATGGCCTGGCGCTGGGCGAAACGACGCCCGGCCCCCTGATCATGATCGTCGCCTTCATCGGTTTTGTCGGCGGCTGGAGCCATGCCGTGACAGGGGAGCAGCTGTGGCTGGCGGGCGTGTGCGGCGCGCTCGTCGCCAGCTGGTTCACCTTCCTGCCCTCGTTCATCTTCATCCTGGCCGGCGCGCCGCTGGTGGAAGCGTCGCGCGGCAATTTGCGCCTGAGCGCGCCCCTGACGGCCATCTCGGCAGCCGTGGTGGGCGTCATCGCCAGCCTGGCGCTGTTCTTTGGCCGCCATGTCTTCTGGCAAGAAAACCCGCTGCCGCACTGGGACTGGCTGGCGATGTTCATCGCGCTGGCGGCCGGCGTGGCGCTGATCAGGTTTCAAGTGGGCACCATCAAATTGCTGCTCGCCTGTGCCATCTTCGGCCTCGTGCTATCGTATCTGCCTTGA
- a CDS encoding group II truncated hemoglobin — MTDTTAPTLYETIGGAPVLREMVDRFYDLMELEAEFAGIRVMHPPSTDGSRDKLYFFLTGWMGGPDLYIEKFGHPRLRARHLPYAIGTSERDQWLRAMAWAMEDTGIEESLRVRLMESFYQTADWMRNKPD; from the coding sequence ATGACTGATACCACTGCCCCCACCCTGTACGAGACCATCGGCGGCGCCCCCGTGCTGCGCGAAATGGTCGACCGTTTTTATGACTTGATGGAGCTCGAAGCCGAGTTCGCCGGCATCCGCGTCATGCATCCGCCATCGACGGACGGCTCGCGCGACAAGCTGTATTTCTTCCTCACGGGCTGGATGGGCGGACCGGATTTGTATATCGAGAAATTCGGCCACCCGCGCCTGCGCGCCCGTCACTTGCCCTACGCCATCGGCACCAGCGAGCGCGACCAGTGGCTGCGCGCCATGGCCTGGGCCATGGAAGACACGGGCATCGAAGAATCCTTGCGCGTACGCCTGATGGAATCGTTCTATCAGACGGCCGACTGGATGCGCAACAAGCCTGACTGA
- the glp gene encoding gephyrin-like molybdotransferase Glp — MINQHDITGLILAGGLGTRMGQRDKGMLPLHGQPLVRHVLQRLAPQVGQLAISVHADAGDYARFGLPVWPDALPGQLGPLAGLHSGMQHATAPYLLTVPCDSPLLPHDLAARLAAGLAEHNADLAIAVTEDIDPATGQTVRRPHPVFCLVKTSALSQLDAYLRGGERRMRTWHGPLKLAEVLFENNSAFGNINTPDELAALQAQGLSVPMAQAILADTVAPVAEIEELPLPQAFERILAADIISPISVPAHDNSAMDGYALHGADLGGDTAVTLAVVDTILAGRPGTVNIGRGQCARIMTGAVMPDGCDSVVPQELVQHASAQHITVAPDCIRPGDNRRFKGEDLMQGQPALLQGKRLGPAELGLLASLGIATVPVRRRLRVAFFSTGDELRSIGEPLDAGCIYDSNRYTLLGMLTRLGCEVLDMGIVKDNPQALEAALRGACASADVIITSGGVSSGAADFTRDILARLGEVAFWQINMRPGRPMAFGRIASEGESALLLGLPGNPVAVMAAFYFLARPTLLRLMGAAADTASLPLLQVAAQAPIRKKRGRTEYQRGIVERGADGRQHVRVTGAQGSGILRSMTQANCMIVLHEAQGHVAAGDLVDIVLFHGLT, encoded by the coding sequence ATGATCAATCAACACGACATTACCGGCCTGATCCTGGCCGGCGGCCTCGGCACGCGCATGGGCCAGCGCGACAAGGGCATGCTGCCCCTGCATGGCCAGCCCCTGGTCCGCCACGTGCTTCAGCGCCTGGCGCCGCAAGTGGGCCAGCTGGCCATCAGTGTCCATGCGGATGCCGGAGATTATGCGCGCTTCGGCCTGCCCGTGTGGCCCGATGCGCTGCCCGGCCAGCTCGGTCCGCTGGCAGGCTTGCACAGCGGCATGCAGCATGCCACCGCCCCCTATCTGCTCACCGTGCCGTGCGACTCGCCATTGCTGCCGCACGACCTGGCAGCGCGCCTGGCCGCCGGCCTGGCCGAGCACAATGCGGACCTGGCCATCGCCGTCACCGAGGACATCGATCCCGCGACGGGCCAGACGGTGCGCCGTCCGCACCCCGTCTTCTGTCTCGTCAAGACTTCCGCCCTGTCCCAGCTCGATGCGTATCTGCGCGGCGGAGAGCGCCGCATGCGCACCTGGCATGGCCCCTTGAAACTGGCCGAGGTGCTCTTCGAGAACAATAGCGCGTTCGGCAACATCAATACCCCGGACGAGCTGGCGGCCCTGCAGGCGCAGGGCCTGTCCGTGCCGATGGCGCAAGCCATCCTGGCCGACACCGTCGCGCCTGTCGCCGAGATCGAGGAACTGCCGCTGCCGCAAGCGTTCGAGCGCATCCTGGCGGCCGACATCATCTCGCCCATCAGCGTGCCCGCTCACGACAATTCCGCCATGGATGGCTACGCCCTGCACGGCGCCGACCTCGGTGGCGACACTGCTGTCACCCTGGCCGTGGTCGACACCATCCTGGCCGGGCGTCCAGGCACGGTCAACATTGGACGCGGCCAATGCGCGCGCATCATGACGGGCGCCGTCATGCCGGACGGCTGCGACAGCGTGGTGCCGCAGGAACTGGTGCAGCACGCCAGCGCACAGCACATCACCGTGGCGCCGGACTGCATCCGCCCCGGCGACAACCGCCGCTTCAAGGGCGAAGACCTGATGCAGGGCCAGCCTGCCCTGCTGCAGGGCAAACGCCTGGGTCCTGCGGAACTGGGGCTACTGGCTTCGCTGGGCATCGCCACGGTGCCCGTGCGCCGGCGCCTGCGCGTGGCCTTCTTTTCCACCGGCGACGAATTGCGCTCGATCGGCGAGCCGCTCGACGCGGGCTGCATCTACGACAGCAACCGCTACACCCTGCTGGGCATGCTGACCCGCCTCGGCTGCGAAGTGCTCGACATGGGTATCGTCAAGGACAATCCGCAAGCGCTGGAAGCGGCCCTGCGCGGCGCCTGCGCCTCGGCCGACGTCATCATCACGTCGGGCGGCGTGTCCAGCGGCGCGGCCGATTTTACGCGCGACATCCTCGCGCGCCTCGGTGAAGTGGCCTTCTGGCAAATCAACATGCGCCCGGGCCGCCCCATGGCCTTCGGGCGGATTGCCAGCGAAGGCGAATCGGCACTACTGCTGGGCCTGCCCGGCAACCCCGTGGCCGTAATGGCGGCGTTTTATTTCCTCGCCCGCCCGACCCTGCTGCGCCTGATGGGCGCCGCTGCGGACACGGCCAGCCTGCCGCTGCTGCAGGTGGCGGCGCAAGCGCCCATCCGCAAGAAGCGGGGCCGCACGGAATACCAGCGCGGCATCGTCGAACGGGGCGCGGACGGGCGCCAGCACGTGCGCGTGACGGGAGCGCAAGGCTCCGGCATCCTGCGCTCGATGACGCAAGCCAATTGCATGATCGTGCTGCACGAAGCGCAAGGCCACGTGGCGGCCGGCGACCTGGTCGATATCGTGCTGTTCCATGGATTGACCTGA
- the moaA gene encoding GTP 3',8-cyclase MoaA, whose amino-acid sequence MADKIIYLAEARNGAPAIPAQLESPSGNVADSLGRPLHDLRISITDRCNFRCVYCMPKDVFDKNHVYLPHTDLLSFEEITRIARLFVAHGVEKIRLTGGEPLLRKNIEKLIAMLAELRTPSGQPLDLTLTTNGSLLARKAQALKDAGLNRVTVSLDSLDDATFKRMNDVDFAVADVLHGIDAAHQAGLGPIKINMVVKAGMNEQEIVPMARHFKGTPYILRFIEYMDVGASNGWNLQEVIPSSEVVRRIGAQMPLLPINPNYTGETAARWRYADGSGEIGLISSVTQAFCADCSRARLSTEGKLYTCLFASSGHDLRSLLRGGHSDAEISSAVAQLWRGRGDRYSQLRTSQTDLTGGALEHGKKKVEMSYIGG is encoded by the coding sequence ATGGCTGACAAGATTATCTACCTCGCCGAAGCCCGCAACGGGGCACCGGCGATCCCTGCGCAGCTGGAAAGCCCCAGCGGCAATGTGGCCGACAGCCTGGGCCGGCCCTTGCACGACTTGCGCATCTCGATTACCGACCGCTGCAATTTCCGTTGCGTGTACTGCATGCCGAAGGACGTGTTCGACAAGAACCACGTGTATCTGCCGCACACGGATTTGCTGTCGTTCGAGGAAATCACGCGCATCGCGCGCCTGTTCGTCGCGCACGGGGTGGAAAAGATCCGCCTGACGGGCGGCGAACCGCTGCTGCGCAAGAATATCGAAAAGCTCATCGCCATGCTGGCCGAACTGCGCACGCCGTCGGGCCAGCCGCTGGACCTGACCTTGACAACCAACGGCTCATTACTGGCAAGAAAGGCGCAGGCGCTCAAGGATGCGGGCCTGAACCGGGTCACCGTGTCGCTCGATTCGCTCGACGACGCCACCTTCAAGCGCATGAACGATGTGGACTTTGCCGTGGCCGACGTGCTGCACGGCATCGATGCGGCGCACCAGGCAGGACTCGGCCCCATCAAGATCAACATGGTCGTCAAGGCCGGCATGAACGAGCAGGAAATCGTGCCCATGGCGCGCCACTTCAAGGGCACGCCGTACATCCTGCGCTTCATCGAATACATGGACGTGGGCGCCTCGAACGGCTGGAACCTGCAAGAAGTCATCCCTTCCTCAGAAGTCGTGCGCCGTATCGGCGCGCAGATGCCCTTGCTGCCCATCAACCCGAACTACACGGGCGAAACGGCGGCGCGCTGGCGCTATGCGGATGGCAGCGGCGAAATCGGCCTCATTTCCAGCGTCACGCAAGCGTTCTGCGCCGACTGCAGCCGCGCCCGCCTCTCGACCGAAGGCAAGCTGTACACGTGCCTGTTCGCCAGCAGCGGCCACGACTTGCGCAGCCTGCTGCGCGGCGGCCACAGCGATGCGGAAATTTCCTCGGCCGTGGCGCAGCTGTGGCGTGGCCGCGGCGACCGCTATTCGCAATTGCGCACCAGCCAGACGGATTTGACGGGCGGCGCACTTGAGCACGGTAAAAAGAAAGTGGAAATGTCGTACATCGGCGGCTGA
- a CDS encoding GIY-YIG nuclease family protein codes for MDKTRQAALKAAYRQQAPALGIIALRHLPSGRTLLERSRNAPGALNRHRFELNLGKHRNALLQADWQRDGAAAFRFELLDAVKVPDDPAFDADAELDALLALYQAQLLEQGQARY; via the coding sequence ATGGATAAAACACGACAAGCGGCCCTGAAAGCGGCCTACCGGCAACAAGCGCCCGCGCTGGGCATCATCGCGCTGCGCCACTTGCCCAGCGGACGCACCCTGCTCGAACGCAGCCGCAATGCCCCTGGCGCGCTGAACCGCCATCGCTTCGAACTGAACCTGGGCAAGCACCGCAATGCGCTACTGCAGGCGGACTGGCAACGCGACGGCGCGGCGGCCTTCCGTTTCGAGCTGCTCGATGCCGTCAAGGTGCCCGACGATCCCGCCTTCGATGCGGATGCCGAACTGGACGCCCTGCTGGCGCTGTACCAGGCACAGCTGCTGGAGCAGGGACAGGCACGCTATTGA
- a CDS encoding MHFG family PEP-CTERM protein gives MRHSSWIAGASMLGVACLLATLSLAPLTASAKGIARAGVLDNCNWNRPGVDPFMGDVVAAVDRYTDIAPPVREQLKERMRARQYDEIVVISRDAIRGKGNYNTRISDMHFGPGRVCRNVTRAGWSEQMQERGLVYCVQGQCILVPTICRNVSRITQAPASAPPAAGAAPGGAAPVAAAPAAPEAAGVPLIDNPDALRGGSFTGGAMPPEVASIPLLPFNNYVRTVGGITPPAGMGGGGGGGGLPPDQGSSIIVPPTVIIPTFPPTVPTVLPAVPEPQTWAMLLAGLALVGYSALRRRTVRAA, from the coding sequence ATGAGACACAGCTCATGGATCGCGGGAGCCAGCATGCTGGGCGTGGCATGCCTGCTTGCTACCTTGTCCCTGGCGCCCTTGACCGCCAGCGCGAAAGGCATCGCGCGCGCCGGTGTGCTGGATAACTGTAACTGGAACCGTCCAGGCGTCGACCCGTTCATGGGTGACGTGGTGGCGGCGGTAGACCGCTATACGGATATCGCGCCGCCAGTGCGCGAACAATTGAAGGAGCGCATGCGCGCGCGCCAGTATGATGAGATCGTGGTGATCAGCCGCGACGCCATCCGCGGCAAGGGCAACTACAACACGCGCATCAGCGACATGCATTTCGGCCCTGGCCGCGTTTGCCGCAATGTCACACGTGCAGGCTGGAGCGAACAGATGCAGGAACGGGGACTCGTGTATTGCGTACAGGGCCAGTGCATCCTCGTGCCGACGATTTGCCGTAACGTCAGCCGTATCACGCAGGCACCCGCGTCGGCGCCGCCGGCGGCAGGCGCCGCGCCCGGCGGTGCAGCGCCTGTTGCGGCCGCCCCCGCCGCCCCGGAAGCGGCAGGCGTGCCACTGATCGACAATCCCGACGCCTTGCGCGGCGGTTCTTTCACGGGCGGCGCCATGCCGCCCGAGGTGGCCAGCATTCCATTACTGCCTTTCAACAATTATGTGCGCACCGTCGGCGGCATCACGCCGCCGGCCGGCATGGGCGGCGGCGGTGGTGGCGGCGGTCTGCCGCCGGACCAGGGCAGCAGCATCATCGTGCCGCCCACCGTGATCATCCCCACCTTTCCGCCCACGGTGCCGACGGTCTTGCCGGCCGTGCCCGAACCGCAAACCTGGGCCATGCTGCTGGCGGGACTGGCGCTGGTCGGTTACAGCGCGCTGCGCCGCCGCACTGTGCGGGCGGCCTGA
- the rmuC gene encoding DNA recombination protein RmuC, whose product MSPIEFYSLLGAAIVAIVLLLLILLRPRGAAGDGATTLALVQQHQQQSLERIDRVEREVRLQLQASAQATRQDLATGLAQFQAATLQQLDSLRTQMQAQGKVGREEQAQSLARFAESTNQTLAQLTESNAQRMLEVRATLENKIRDLQADNGARLEEMRKTVDEKLHATLETRLSASFQQVSERLEKVHQGLGEMQQLALGVGDLKRVLTNVKTRGTWGEVQLEMLLEQVLTVDQYAKNVETVAGSGARVEFALKLPGLSDGGPPVWMPIDAKFPKEQYERLVEAAERADADGVALAGRELERAVRGEAKTIAEKYLAPPHTTDFAILFLPTEGLYAEVLRRPGLADELQRVHRVSIAGPSTLTALLNSLQMGFRTLALEKRSSEVWQVLGAVKTEFGKFGDVLSQTRLTLEKAAKNIESAEVRSRQMARKLKSVEALPGEAAALLLGKADAVDGE is encoded by the coding sequence ATGAGCCCAATCGAGTTTTACAGCCTGCTGGGCGCCGCCATCGTCGCCATCGTCCTGTTGCTATTGATCTTGCTGCGCCCGCGTGGCGCGGCCGGCGATGGTGCCACCACCCTGGCCCTGGTGCAACAGCACCAGCAGCAAAGCCTGGAGCGCATCGACCGGGTCGAGCGCGAAGTGCGGCTGCAACTGCAGGCATCGGCGCAAGCGACGCGCCAGGACCTGGCCACCGGCCTGGCGCAATTCCAGGCGGCGACCTTGCAACAGCTCGACAGCCTGCGCACGCAGATGCAGGCGCAGGGGAAAGTCGGGCGCGAAGAGCAGGCGCAAAGCCTGGCGCGCTTTGCCGAGAGTACCAATCAAACCCTGGCCCAACTGACGGAATCGAATGCGCAGCGCATGCTGGAAGTGCGCGCCACGCTCGAGAACAAGATCCGCGATTTGCAGGCCGACAATGGCGCACGCCTGGAAGAGATGCGCAAGACGGTCGACGAGAAACTGCACGCCACCCTGGAAACGCGCCTCAGTGCGTCGTTCCAGCAAGTGTCGGAGCGGCTGGAAAAAGTCCACCAGGGTCTCGGCGAGATGCAGCAGCTGGCGCTGGGCGTGGGCGATTTGAAGCGGGTACTCACCAATGTGAAGACGCGTGGCACCTGGGGCGAAGTGCAGCTGGAAATGCTGCTGGAGCAGGTACTCACTGTCGACCAGTATGCGAAGAACGTGGAAACCGTGGCCGGCAGCGGCGCGCGCGTGGAATTCGCCTTGAAATTGCCGGGCCTCTCCGATGGCGGCCCTCCCGTGTGGATGCCGATCGATGCGAAGTTTCCCAAGGAACAGTACGAGCGCCTGGTCGAGGCGGCCGAGCGGGCCGATGCCGACGGCGTGGCCCTGGCCGGACGCGAGCTGGAACGGGCCGTGCGCGGCGAAGCGAAAACCATCGCGGAGAAATACCTGGCGCCGCCGCACACCACCGACTTTGCCATCCTGTTCCTGCCCACGGAAGGCTTGTATGCGGAAGTGTTGCGCCGCCCGGGCCTGGCCGACGAATTGCAGCGCGTGCACCGGGTCAGCATCGCCGGACCGTCCACGTTGACGGCCTTGCTCAACAGCCTGCAAATGGGTTTCCGCACCCTGGCGCTGGAAAAGCGCTCGTCGGAAGTGTGGCAAGTGCTGGGCGCCGTGAAGACGGAGTTCGGCAAGTTCGGCGACGTGCTGTCGCAAACCCGGCTGACCCTGGAAAAGGCGGCGAAGAATATCGAAAGCGCGGAAGTGCGCAGCCGGCAGATGGCGCGCAAATTGAAATCCGTGGAAGCCTTGCCGGGCGAGGCGGCCGCCTTGCTGCTGGGTAAGGCGGACGCCGTCGACGGCGAGTAG
- a CDS encoding MFS transporter: MSTTAESHLMRNTNFRWLLGGGLVSMLGDQFSMLALPWLVLSLTGDSLSLGIAVALMGAPRAVLILLGGTVADRHSPRRVLLASKLANAAILLALAGLLLLDQASLALAYAAALALGIASAFGIPAGTAILPQAVPSQSLQAANSLQMGARQLSLLAGPLLAALVLGTHDGARHTGMAALAAAFAIDALTFLFSAWTLRQVSLRPLAVAAAQGMWRDMVAGLAMVWRDIPLRSCYVYWAVVAFFVMGPLQVALPVLASERLHGAAALGVLMGTHGAGTLAGMLASSLGGAWLRRRFGATLLLVDAVVGLLLMALGQIGTVWQGAALLAVTGMLGGYVQVAIFTWIQRRVAPAMLGRAMALFMGIFLGLAPLSAAATGALLRHLSVGELFCAGGALLLAAAVAAILWTDIPRIGTGDYAVQP, translated from the coding sequence ATGTCGACCACCGCAGAATCCCACTTGATGCGCAATACCAACTTCCGCTGGCTGCTGGGCGGCGGCCTCGTGTCCATGCTGGGCGACCAGTTCAGCATGCTGGCCCTGCCGTGGCTGGTGCTGAGCCTGACGGGCGATAGCCTCAGCCTGGGCATCGCCGTGGCCCTGATGGGCGCGCCCCGCGCCGTGCTCATCTTGTTGGGTGGCACGGTCGCCGACCGGCATTCGCCCCGGCGCGTACTGCTGGCAAGCAAACTGGCCAATGCCGCCATCCTGCTGGCGCTGGCCGGGCTGCTGCTGCTGGACCAGGCCAGCCTGGCGCTGGCGTATGCGGCCGCGCTGGCGCTGGGCATCGCTTCCGCCTTCGGCATTCCCGCCGGCACGGCCATCCTGCCGCAAGCCGTGCCGTCGCAGTCACTGCAAGCGGCCAACAGCCTGCAGATGGGTGCGCGCCAGTTGTCCTTGCTGGCCGGCCCCCTGCTGGCGGCGCTCGTGCTCGGCACCCACGATGGCGCCCGGCACACCGGCATGGCGGCGCTGGCCGCCGCCTTTGCCATCGATGCGCTGACGTTCCTGTTCTCGGCCTGGACCTTGCGGCAAGTCAGCCTGCGGCCACTGGCCGTGGCGGCGGCGCAGGGCATGTGGCGCGACATGGTGGCGGGCCTGGCCATGGTGTGGCGCGACATTCCCTTGCGCAGCTGCTATGTGTACTGGGCGGTGGTGGCCTTCTTCGTCATGGGGCCGCTGCAAGTGGCCTTGCCCGTGCTGGCCAGCGAGCGTCTGCACGGCGCCGCGGCGCTGGGTGTGCTGATGGGCACGCACGGTGCGGGCACCCTGGCCGGCATGCTGGCGTCCAGCCTGGGAGGCGCCTGGCTGCGCCGCCGCTTCGGCGCCACCCTGCTGCTGGTCGATGCGGTCGTGGGCCTGCTGCTGATGGCGCTGGGGCAAATCGGCACGGTCTGGCAGGGCGCGGCCTTGCTGGCCGTCACGGGAATGCTGGGCGGCTATGTGCAGGTAGCCATCTTTACGTGGATACAGCGGCGCGTGGCGCCCGCCATGCTGGGCCGGGCAATGGCACTGTTCATGGGCATCTTCCTGGGACTGGCGCCCCTGTCGGCGGCGGCCACGGGCGCGTTGCTGCGCCACCTGAGCGTGGGCGAGCTGTTCTGCGCTGGCGGCGCCCTGCTGCTGGCCGCCGCCGTGGCCGCCATCCTGTGGACGGACATCCCCCGCATCGGGACCGGCGATTACGCAGTCCAACCTTGA